Sequence from the Peromyscus eremicus chromosome 4, PerEre_H2_v1, whole genome shotgun sequence genome:
CTGGGAGCAGAAATGACATGGTAAGCAATTGATACCAGAAATTCTAGGGCGGCGATTGTCTCTGCCAACTTTTACATTAATATTTTCACAAATTGCCGGGGGTAACATTTTGCAAAAGATCTGATTACTTTGTAgtattcacacacaaaaataaatatttacacaaATTCAAACATCCAGGAGTCCTACTGAGCAGGTGGGGAACTGGGCACATGGTCGGCCAGCTGTGGGGAGGCCCTGGGCACTGGAGCTTGTGCTGTACGAAGGGGGCTCAGGTGTCCTGGCCCAGTCCAGAGGCCTGGTTGGTGAGCGGGCACATGAAGGCAGAGGTGGTGTGGCTGGGTAGGCATTGGCGGCCACGTGAGAGACCACATTTAAGCCCAGGGTGGAAGTGTGCAGGGTGGGGAGCCCTGCCTTGCAGCCCTGAATCTGAACAGGTAGGAACCTGCACTGGCCCTGCCTGCCCACCTGTTTGAGGGGTGGTCTGTCAGGCTGCCCACAAGCAGTCCCTGCCATAAACCAGTTTGGGAAGGGGCACCTGCTCTGGGATCGAGAGTGGCTCTCTGTGGTTATCCTAGTGGCCACTCAGCCCTGGCTCCCCTGAGGCCTCCTTGCTCTGAGGGAGGAAAGGCAACAGGgcttctgccagctctgggcagGGGCAGGCAGCAGAGTGCTGCTGTCATGGCTACGGAGTGTTGAGGGAGAGGCCCCTTGGCCTGCTGAGGTCTGGGTGAATCCCTGGTTTTAGCAGCACTGGTAGGTATTGCACAGAGCAAGAGGAAGTGCctatcaggaaggaaggaaaccaggTCAGCTTTTTCTTGTCCCTTGTCACACTCCAGGGACTGGGTTTCTTATAGGACAGGCCTTTCCAAAAGAAAGTCTAGTCCTAGGAGAACGCAAGTAGCTTCCCCACTTCCATCAACGATCTGATCCCTTTACTCCCATCGTGAGGTGAGAGGTGGAAGCCTTAGTCCACCCTGGGGCACACAGGCCTGACAAAGGGAGCTGGCCCTGAAGAAGTGGCCCTTCCAGCAGGTTATCTGGGGCTGGGGCCTGTGTTCATCAGACCTGGGTCCTTGACCAGCTCCCAGCACTGTATCCTGTCGAGCATCTACAAGAGCCAGGCAATGGCAAGCTGCTGGTTTTAAGGGCCAAGCCCCTCTGGGCTCTGGCTCTTGGACACTAGGTCAGATTTACCTCCCAGCAGCTAGATAAAGTGTGTGGGAGTTGGGGAGACAGCCATTCAGAACACGCTTGGAGCACATCCTGGAAAAGCCCACGCTGGAGTGTGAGGTAGAATACAGGTGACCGTGTGACTGAACTCTGGAGGATGGGTAGTGCTTTTGTTTGCAGTGGGTGTGGGTGAGGTCCTCCTGTTTGCCGGTGCCTGGCAGTATCCCTGTGGCAGCACTGGGATGTGCAACAAGACAGCCTAGTGGAGTGTGGTGGCCTTCCCAAGGGTGTGCTGGGCCTAACTCTGCTGGCCCCCAGCCCACGTCAGTGTAGTGATATGGAATGTTAGGTACAGGGATACATCCTTCTGATCATACAGACACAGACTGGCAATCtgtacaaacacaaaagaatccatttcagaaaaataaattactaaggggagaggaagaaagggtccACGTTTGCTCTTCTCAATAAATATGCAATTCTGCTCACCTAAGACTTCAAAGGTAATTATTGGGATGGGGGTTCTAACATCAGGGTCCATGAAGGTGATTCTAAATAGAGCTGCAGCCCCTGTGCCTTGTCAGGGGAGCCCCAACCCTTTTAGAGCTGCCCCATTGGCCTCTTTCCAAGCAGGTCAGAGCACCCGTGTGgtgaaattccaaaaaaaaaaaaaaaaaaaaaaaaaaaaaagtgtccttgTGCCCAAAGTCTCAGATGCTCGGAGTGTGGCTAGAGACAGCTCTTTTGGATCCCACCTCTTTCAGAAAACAATGTACCAACTGGTGAGGCAGGCAGCTGGGTCCAGGCTGGGACAGCCTCCTTCCCTGGCGTTGTCGTGCATTCTGGGGGCCAGTGGGGTCAGTTCTGCTGTAAAATGAGGTTTTCCAGTTCATCCGCAGAACGCAGCAGGAAGGCTGCAGACTCTCGGTAGCCGGCGATGAGCTGCCGCACAGCGCTGATCTCCGTGGGGCTGAGCTGAGCCGTGGGCATGGTCCTGCTGGTGCTGTTGCTGGAAGGGGTGggtgtgggaggggtgggggtagaggCCCCACCTTTCATGCTGAGGTCTGTGGGCCCTGTGGAGAGGGAAAGATGATTTTTAGACTCTATAAATTTTAGACGAAGTGGAAGCCCCTGCCTGTATTTGGGAAGGacacccagccagccatgccTTGTGTGTTCTGTGACTGGGCATAGTATTAGACGGAGGCCCTGGtctatttccctgatggctgtgTTCCCAGTATCTAGAATAGGGCTTTTTACATGACTAGAGTTCTAGGTTGAACCTCACTGTCAACCCTATGATAGGCAAAGTTCATGGGAAATGTGTGGGTTCTGCCTTAAGAATGGGTGGCATGCATCAGGCTTTAGCATAAGCCACAGCAGGGCTCCAACCTAGCTTCCGGCCTCTACCCCGTGCCTTTCACTACTTTTTGAGGACTCCCACCAGACACACATCCCAGCTCTGGTccccagaaaaggaaaaggcgGCCTTGAGACAGCGTCTATGCCATTAACTCCTGAGCCCTGCCTCGCCCTGAGTGGTGGTCAAGACTGGAACAGGAATAATAGCCCCAGGAAGGAACTGTACTACAGGCACTGTGCGAAAGGGCTCTTGGTATGTTTGGGGGGCAGTAAGGTGcatgtgccatctctccagaagaAAGCTGAGAGGGGAAGGGTACAACACGCAGCACCATATTGCAGTGAGGCCTGGGAACAGCCACCACTCCAGTTTGGAGAGACAGTGAACACCCATTCCTAGAGGGTTTGTAGGTGCtcatgggtgggggaggggcaaggtCTGCTGAGCCTCAGCACCTCGGCTCCTTGTCCTCTGAGGAGTTGTCTGTCCCAAGTGAGGAGAAATAGAAACCACAGGACCCAAGGAGGTTTTCTGGAGAAACTGTCTGCTGTCTGCCCTCTACTGGCCAGCTGTGGCAGCAAAGGAACCCAAGGTCTGAAAACCCCTAGGGATCACCAGCCACATCTTTGCCTCTCTCCCTTAGCAGCTCCATGGAGTGGGCTGCCAGCATTGGAATTCAGCAGGTTCCTTCAGCAAGTCCTTTTCTTTCCCCTGACTCCTCCCAGCTCTAAATTCCAAAGCAAAGCAAGGAGCCTCTGGGAACAGGAGCTTCCATGATGGTGGGGGAAGCACAGACAGAGCCCAGCAGACAGGCTTTTCATCAGCCTGTGGGAGAACTAGCTGTAGTACCCAGAGACTTCTCAGTAGGCCTGGGACTTTTGGAATAGACTCCCAGTAAGCAGACATGGAAGTGTTTGGAGCTTGAAAAGCCCTGTAGGTGTGTATCAAGAAAGCAAGCAATGAAAAGAGCTGAGGAGTGAGAGACCATGTACTTGGTGAGCCCCTGCCACCCTAGGCAGCTCATTTTCCCAGCTGTTGCCCTGCGTGCCCTGCCCTCAGCCTTCATCTTGGAGGCTGTCTTACATGACGCTCTTCTGGACCATCAGCATGTCTCTACTGCCCTGTTCACCGCTGCACTTACACTGTAGAGATGGACACACCTTGTCTTGGAGACATCTAGACTAGAAGGAACATCTACACATAAATTTTGGAAACAACTGTTGCTAAAAGGAAGTTGGTGCAGCCTCTGATTGGGAAAAGAAGTTGGTATCTGTCATGTGAACAGCTTGTAAACAGTTATTTTTCCCTCTAACCAGAAAATGTGGATGGTTTGCTAAAAATATTTCcttggggatgtaactcagtgggtGAAATACCTAgtctgggttcagtttctagcaccacaaaaataaatagtcaggtgtggtggcacacacctttaatctcagcactcaggaggcagaggaaggtggatctctataatttcgaggccagcctggtctatagagtgagctccaggacaagccagggctacacagagaaaccctgtctcaaaaaaccaaaataaataaaaaaacacatgaCTACGTAACAATGCTCTTGGaattgagaaggcagaacagttaAGTCTGTTATAATCACACATGGAAAGAAGAAGGGCCATGTGTTGCAGAACCAGAACCAAGGGGATGGGACAGGTTTGATTCCCTCTGGGTGTCTCTGATCTAGGCAATGCCCAGGGTAAGAAAGGCTACCTGcacagtcagagacagccccaggTTTCTTTGTTTCCCTCTATCCCCAAATCTCAGCTCACTGTTGATGGCTGCATAGAGAGCTGTCCCACCACCCCTTCCATCCCTGTTTCCTGTAGCCTATCTGATTTGGGGCCAGCCCTGTGCAGGCTCTGGTTACAGCCAGACTCTCAGGTTGCTAGTGGTCCCTGTGGGGCTAATAATGTGGGCACAAACTGCCTAGCACCCCAGGCCAGAGGAGCCGGCTCTGATTCTCCAATGACAGCATGAGCAAAGTGGGGAGGAAGAGCCATTAGCATAGCTGTTGTGGGCTTCTTCGAGCTGAATCAAGCAATCACATGAGAAAGCTGTGACTAGGCAGGACAGCGGGAGGGATGGCTCTGGGACCCGGTAGCTACTGCTTGTTCTCCTCTGCCACTGGTGCTCACAGGACAAGGCTGTTCCCAGCGAGGAGGGAAATGGTCAGCTCTTGGTTCAGAGATGGGATACATGGGGCATACAGCTGCCCCCTGATCTCAGTTCTGGCTGCTCTTCATGTCTTTCAGGACCCATACCCTCATGAGAGGCCAGGGAGCCACCATAGCTGCAGTCCAAAGACAAGCCATGCTGCGTATACCAGGTGAAGACTGGTACTGCCTGGGTATGACTAGGCACCAGGTCATCCCTACCTCAATCAGTTGGTACTAGTGTCCCCAAGAGTTCTAACTTCCCTGATCCTGAAACCCACTTCCGATACTCCAGCAAAGGGACAGCCGTTCTACCCTTGGTATGCACCACTCTTGGCCTGGCTCTAGGGATTAGGCCAGACAGCCTCTTATTTTAGGTTAAGACTCATAAGAAGGGATGAGAGGCTAAAGCCCAGGCAGGGACCTTCCAGACACTAGCATTTCTTCCAGTTCTGGAGCACAGTAAGCATGAAGGTGTGGAGCAAGGGGTGGGTGGCAAAGGCTTGGGCTTCCTGCTAGGGCTAGGAACTGGCCCTCTCTCTCTACCTTGCTACTCAGGGACAGTCAGGGGTCTCCTAGCCCAGAGCTCCCCGGCCAGCAAGTGCCTCTCCTTCCGCCTGCCCCCTGAAGCAGCAACGTGATGTTTTCAACTTCCTTCACTCCTTGGCCCCTGAATAACATGGAGgcacactgcctctgcttcctgccctgtCCCTGGAAACATTCTCATCACAGGGTTAGAATAGGATGATGGAGGCTAAGCCCCTCTGTGTTTAAAGCCTATGAGCTCCCAACCCCCACCAAAACCCagcatccccccccaccccacccccaccacactgCCCCTGCTGGAGAGGGCTTGACGCCTGTTCTACTCCCAGGTAAGACAATCCCTAATGCCACAGGAGGGGCCGAaggtatctgtctgtctctgtcttcccccCCACCCCTAGGTGCAGCACCTGCAGCAGAGATTCCTGGGAAGCACTTGCCAAGCTGCCCAATTTAGGCACGGAGCAGAGAAACCTAATGTTTAACCATCACCCAAATGACTGAAATGGGGGCTCCATGGATGGAGGCTGAGCCAGATCCTGGCTCTACTGCCAATTCACAAGAGGCCTTTCAGGGAATGGAACCAGAGAGGGGCGCCTGCAGTGACAGCAGAAGCAAGTGCCACGGGAGATGAGAAGGGGGCCAAGGTTTTCCTGACCTCGTCTGAAGACTGGCTGCTGACGGGGAGCTGAGCCATtgcccctcctcccaaggctgcTGTGCAGACCCAGCTGGGCACTATCTGGAGAACAGGCCTGCCCCTACTTACCGTTACTGTGATTTCCTGTCTGGAGGGAAGCAGAGGGCTGCAGGTTGCTGCTCAAGGAGCCGTAGCCACGGTAGCTGTAGTTGAGGCCACCATTGACATACACGGGGTCCTGGGAgtaggcagaggctggcagtgagTAGGTGGAGTGGGTGATGGCTGTGGAGTCCCGAGAGTGCTGCTGCTTATCCAGGGCTATGGGTTCATCCTGCAAGGGAGAGAGGACAGTGCTGGGAAACCCAAGGGACAGCAGACCTAGTCACTGTCCCTGACATGGGGTAGGCACCGGCCACAGGCCTTTGGTTCCTGGGACCCAGTGCTATGACTTGACCTAGGGGATGCTGTTGGTTCTCTTTCCATGGGCATCTTACCTCAGGGATTTCCCCTGACTACATCTTTCTGTGGACATACTTGACTGACACTGCCTGGTGCAAAAGTCCTCTCTGTACTGGCCGAGAACCTGTCATCTCCCTGTTTCAGTTTTTTCGAGTCCTAGGGTTACCAGGGATGCACTTCCACATCCAGTCAGCCTTCCTTTTGACAGGTCCACCAGGCCTTAGTGACTaacccctccagcccccccccccccccccccccgcacctcTCCTGGCACCTgcctctctccatcctttctgCCCCCGCCACAGCACTGTCAATCTTAGACTATGTGATGACTGCCCTCCCACCTCACTGGGTACCCCAGCTGCGGGTGCATGTGGAATGACCAATGGCCGCTGCCCCTGGGGTGAGACCCACCCCTTTGAGTAGCCAGCCCGATCGATCACGTACTTGTGAGGACTGGTAGATCTCCAGGCGCATCCTTTTAGCTGCTTTTCTTGTCTCGCTCTCACAGGCAGCTGCTAGGATGTTTTCTGCCATGGCTGAGGtcaggtggggaggggtgggtctGGTCTGCAGGCAGAAGGGACACAGAGCTGGTGTTTGGGCTGGAAGGATCCCAGCCAGGGTTAGGGTATGGCAAAGCCGGGGTTTGGGCTCCAGCACCTGATTACCAGCCTGTTTTCCTCTCTTGTGAAACAGACCTGCTGAGAAGTTGGGGTAAGGGTCTGGAGGACAGCCACCAGCCAGGGTGGCCAGGAGGAGGCGCTCACCATCTCCATGCCATTCTTCTTCATGCGACGACAGGACTTGAGGTATGTGCGGATGCGCTTGCGGGCCCGCTCCTGGAACTCGGGAAACTGCCGGCTACAGGACTCAATGATGGCCTGGATCTTCTCCTTGGGCTGCTTGGAGATGGGCACCATGCGGTCCAGGTTCTCATCCACAAACAGCCGCACAAACATCTAGGGAGACACAGGCCATGGGAGGGACTGGCCTTGCCTCAGACCCATCCCTGCCTCACCAGCCCTGCCTGGTACTCACATTGAAGGCCTTGAGCCGCTCGGGGTCCATGCCCTCTGAGTCGTTCATCTTGTCATTGTCCTCATGGTCATCAtgatcatcatcgtcatcatctgCTGCAGGGGCCCGGCCCACGGTCAGGTCCTCAGGACAGCCACTGACTTCAGTCTTGATGGAGTCATAGCTCCCAGAGCTATAGGGGGGAGACTGAAACAGGGcaagagacaaagagacaaatCAGATGGCCGCCTACTTGGTCTCCCATGGTAAGCCTGGGGACCAGGTTGTTGAGCTCATCCAGCTGCCTCAAGAGTCTTAGCTGCAAGCTCCTCAGCAAGTGAACCCTACCTCCCACTATGAACCAAGAGGAACAGTTCTGCCCCAGTGTCCCTGGGCTACTGCCAGGAGGCCTGACTGGAAGAGCAGACAAGGGTCCTGCCTCTTGGAGGCAGTGGGTAAAGTGTAGTAGCAGCTGCTCTGGTGGCAGTGTCCACATCAGGACCTGCCATGTTGAGGGAAGACACAAGAAAAGATTGCCATCAGCCAGCCTCTTCTGTGTGCCAGGATCTATTTGGGCTTCCAAGGTTCCTCCTGGTTCCCCAAGGGACTGCAACCTTGAGTTGACAAGTGAGCTGTCACCAGAGCAGCGAATGTGCTTGTCTATCAGGAGGAACAGATGGGCTAGGAAAGGGAGGGCCACGAAGCAGAGTGCAGTCAGTCCCCAGCTCCCAGACGAGGCTGTTTCTGCTTGTTTCCCAAGAGATTACTATGAGTCCTGGGAAAGCAGGTATTCAAGAAGAGGGTGACCAGACGGGCCTGCCTGATATAGCCCACCTTGATTGGGGAAGGGCTTAAGCACTCTGTTCCTACCCACATTCTGCTTTCAACCAGACAATAGGCAAAGATGGCAGTGTCCATTCCAGGACTGGTCACATCATGGGAAGGACACAAAAAAGGATTCCCATGAGCCAGCCCCTTCTGTGTGCTAGGATCTAGTTGGGCTCCTGGGTTTTCTCAGCCCGCACCGACGGCCTGTTTCTCCTTGGACTGTGGCTTCTGCTTTCTCCTGCTTCCCAGCTACTAGCTCGCCCCTTGGGACCCAGCTCCACAATACTCTGCAGAACCCTGGCTCTGATGCTGCTGTCGTTTGCTTTCTGAAGTTTGTATCTGTGGCATGCCCCTCATCTCTTCCCTGAAGGACACTGGCATACAGTGGCTAAGTCGGGCCTAGGAGGACACACACAGTTGCAGTCAGGCCCTGTGATGCGGCCACAGCCCGGCCTAGAAGGACCTGTTGCTCTCTGAGGAACAACTCAACAAAGACACACATGGCCTGGTGTCTCTGGTCCTCGGGCTTCCCTTGATTTGACCACACAAAGACCTAGGGTGCAGAACTCCAGCCCTCCAGAATAATAGTGTAGGGTCAAAACACATGCAGGGCATAGGCTGGATACCAGCTCACTCTAGTGCCATGGACATgtcagatctgcaagtgattcttTAGCTGAATCCTCTGCTGGGACAAGAGCAAATGAGAAAACTGTAGGAACCctcagtgccccccccccccccccccgtgtggcCATATGGCCCTGGTAGCAGTGGCTAGAGGGCTCTGCTAAGCCAAACTCGCTTCCACCCTGCAACAGCTGCTCTCTCTGGTGCCTGGACCTACTTCTACCCTGATCCCCATGGGCTGGGCTACACATGTGGCACAACTCTTCTGTCACCTTAGATCATGTCCTGGGCTTGTGTCCCACCCCTCTGCAAGAGACAGGCCAGGACAGAAGAGTCTGTTGGGAGTAGGCAGGTGGGTTCGGGTGGCTGGCAGAGTGGAAGAGGTACTCCAGGAGAGCTGGCAGCTGCTCTCAGGAAACCTTAATGGTGCAGGACAGTGTGTGAAATGATGGGCCATGGTTGGGGACCCAGCCTGCCCACCTCTCTACCCACATCAGCCTGGTCAAGGGAGGAGTTCCACAGCCCTCATCCTGACCACTCGCCCCTTTCTGCATCATCTGAAATATAGGGACAGGCAGACTGGGTAGCCAGGAAGTATGAGGTCTGTGCCGCCTTTTCAAAAGGTGAACGTGTACATTGGGGAGGAGTACACAAGCCATGGTGTGTGTGGAAGTCAAGAGGACaactggagttggttctctcctccgaCCTTTATGCAGGTTCAGAGcgaggatcagactcaggtcaccTTTAACAACTGAACCTTTTATAAGTTTTTGCTTTCCTCtgagatctcactgtgtagctcagactgtcctggaacacactatgtgGCCTAGGTTGCCTTCAAACTCAGCGCCCCTCCTGCTTCAGGCAGATTCTGAGTTCCAGAGTTACAGGCATGACTACCATGCTCAGCAGTGTCTTGTACTTCTGTGCCCAATGTGCTCCTTGCTGCTATTCTTTAAAGCAGACTCTGTTCCTGGGAAGGGAATAAGCCTCAGAGACACACATCACCTGCCATCTCTCCACCAAGGGAGGAGCCATCACTTCTCAGAGAAGTGAGACGTATCTGGGGCACCCTCAGCCATCTGCCATTCTAGTGTGTCCATGGCAAAGTGGCTGTAGCCCCTACCTTGGCTTGATGTCACCTTGGCTGGCTCAGTTCCAACTACACTACAGTCCGTATGacctccctccagcctcccaaCAACCCAGAGGCACACAGCCGCAGCCCCACACACCTCAGGAGTGCTCTTTACCCCATACTTGACGCGGTTCCGCAGCCCATCAGTGCTGCAGCCATCCGAGGGGTAGGATGGTGTGCCCAGTGCTGTGCCCGGTGGCAGCTTATCACACAAGTTGATCGGCTGATCCTCGGCGGCAGCAGTGAAGTCCATGGGGGCTGCAGCACCGTTACCATTCATCTCAGGGAAGGCAGGATCGCCCTGTGTGCTGCTTGAAGTGGACGGGTTCAGGGTAGACGAGCCATTGCCGCTGCCACTCTCAGAGGAGGAGTCGTCTGGAATGAGAGCCCTGGGCATGAGGCCCTGTCCCTGCACCCACTGCTCCAGAGGCCCTGCTGGGTGGGGCGGCCTCAGAGTACCTGTGCTGTTATCCTTGCAGAGAACAAGGGTGCTCTGCTCTCCATACCACATGCTCTGGGATGGGAACTGAGCCTCAGGCTTACCACCTGAGCTGAGGCAAATCAGGGAAGTGGGACCACTAGGTGCTAAGTGGTCATGACCAGCATATGCAGAGCACAGAGGTTTCTCTTCACCTCCAAACCTACGAAGGCCACAGACAAGCTCAAGGGAGGCTCCACTTGAGGCAGCCCAGGTCCTTTGACACTTCCAGCCTTTCTCGCTGCTCAGGActgcttccccctcccaccttcaTGTTCTTCTGTACAGGGGggaccttgaacttctccttGCTCTGCCCGAGGAAGAACAGCTCCACCGCCAAACTCCCTATTCATCCGTGCCTTCCCGTACAAGTCTAGCCAGATCTGCAGCCTCTGCAGAGCACACCACCCCAGCCTCTGCCCTCTGTGCCTGGCCAAGTGGCCTCAGACAGCACAAAGCCAACTGCTGAGGGGTTGCAGCTCCCGTTCCCAGCTGGTCTTCCTGCTTTCTTGAGGCGGGCGCCCCCTGCTGTGGAGAGTGCAGCACTGCAGGATCCAGAGGATAAACTGGAGCgccaagaaaatacatttttagataAATTCCAGGTTTCTCTTCCCACAGGCCCCTACCTCCTGCTTCATTAGCTGGGACCACAGCAGCTACTCTAGACCTCCTGGGGTCACTGTCAGGTGAGCACCTACGTGGATGACAATGGTGCTTAGGTGCCCTGCAGGCTCTGCAGCTAGACCCAGcgaggggaggggcagggaggggtgGTAAAGGAGCCCTGACCATAGCCTGGACCAGCCTTTTCCCCAGGTCAGGGTCGCGCtggaccccacccccaccgccagcAGATTATGAAGATTTAGTCCCTAGTGTTGAGCACTGGGCATCAGCGCCGCCTGAATGTCCCCATGGCGACTGAGCGGCTCTGGTGCCCTAGCCAATCACTAGCCTCTCAGCTGCCTGAAGGCGGGGCCGGTCTGCCTATCAAGCAGCCAGGGCCCTGAGTAGAGGGGGATGGGGAAAGTGTGGTGCAATGACATTCCTCCCCCTAGGCTGCCACAGGTCATCTGGGCCAGGCTACACTGCCCAGGCCACCTTTAGGCAGCACTGCTCCACCCTCCCTTATCTTGTGAGCTTGATCCCAAGCCCCGGGACCTATCTCTGGGACCTCACTGCCTAAGTCCTCTGCCCTCACAAATGGGCTGGGTTTTTCTCTGGCAGTATCTCCAGCAACAAGTCTAAAAGGTGTAGTGAAAAACAATCACCTGGCAGCATTAACtaaagcacctactgtgtgctggccCTATCCCAAACGCAGGGGCAATGATGACTACATCCAGGGTGCTGGCATGCCTGAGGACCAGCTACATCTTAGGAAGTTTACCAGTAACTGGGTAATCGGGGTTTGGTGGGTGCCACCTCCTCAGTACCCTTTCACAGCTCAGGTCTTCCCTCTGCCATTGTCAGCCCTTTCCTGGAGGTCACTGCCCATGCTCCAGCCTCACGACCTTGCAGCCGGCCCTGCCAGTTCCCACCCTAACCCCTTAGCACCGGGTCTCCAGGCCTGGGCTAGGGCTTTGTATGTCCTGCTCCTTCCAGTTGGGCCCATGTCAGCCAGCTTTCATGGCCTGACTCTGCTCTGCTGCCTTAGGGCACCTGGGAAGAACCATAGTAGAACCTGGTACCTGAGCGGCTCAGGTACCTGAGGCCTGGGGAACAAAGCTGAATGCCTACCCTGACACCTCTATCTAGTCTTAGCTACTTCCAAGTTATGACTTCTACCTTACCACAGGCCGCTTGCTCAACCTGGAAGGGCACTGGATCTCTCCTCTGGAGGATAAGCTGTTCCTCGTCAGGTACCATGTTACCAACAGTTACTGCAgtcaccacaggcaccaggcttaAGGACAGCTACAGCACCACACCCTGCCTGGGGACAGAGGAGTCTCCTGTCTGCCTGCTTAGAGCAGGCAACATgtatgtggctctggagctgccCGGGACACTCAGGGCAATCCCAGGGCTCCAACCCAGGGTCAAAATCAGCTGTGATGAGAAGCTACTAATACTGTCACCTGGGCTACAGGCCCAGGCTCATGCTGTCTGGCTTTCTAGAAAGAACAGGTGCTGGCTCCAATGGGGTACCCATCTCTCTGCTTTCAGAGGTCAGCCCCATCTGGCAAGGAAGGTGGTTGGATAGATGAGGCCCACAAGACACCAGAGCCTGGgaactgctgtggtcatggcTGAAAACCTGTAGAGGAAACTGGAAACCCATCCTGGGATGTAAATATCCAGAGTGACCAGGATGCACTATTAGCACCTTAAAAAGCCACTAGATGTAAATAGGCAAAGTGTGACCTAGCCATACAATAGAAGACTCAGCCTTAAAATGAATCCGATCGAGAGATACGCTGCAACATGGAGGACCCGTAAGGACATTATGCCATGTGAAATAAGGCAGACACGAAAGGATATAGTGAATGATCCCAATTAACTGCACAGGCAATAATAGAGGCATTCACTGGGGCAAAAAGTGAGGTGGTGCTCCCTCAAGCCCGTGGAGGGGAAATGGGCTAATGCTTAGTGAATGCAGAGCCTCTGTCTGGCATGATGAAAAGTTGGGAAAATAATAGCACCAATTGTATTTTGAAGTACTGAAGTATACAGCCCAGCGATCTCataactaacaacaaca
This genomic interval carries:
- the Nol4l gene encoding nucleolar protein 4-like isoform X4, coding for MHVESSAEPGKAPKHAGQKKTYRAIAETYAFLPREAVTRFLMSCTECQKRMHFNSSGPEPKENEPPSPLVSGIIDYNMPLTSTYLKQMKLRVMNSQEQDETSVSSEDFDMNDSTWMSADPHLASNLSPSQEERMRSPQNLHSQEDDDSSSESGSGNGSSTLNPSTSSSTQGDPAFPEMNGNGAAAPMDFTAAAEDQPINLCDKLPPGTALGTPSYPSDGCSTDGLRNRVKYGVKSTPESPPYSSGSYDSIKTEVSGCPEDLTVGRAPAADDDDDDHDDHEDNDKMNDSEGMDPERLKAFNMFVRLFVDENLDRMVPISKQPKEKIQAIIESCSRQFPEFQERARKRIRTYLKSCRRMKKNGMEMTRPTPPHLTSAMAENILAAACESETRKAAKRMRLEIYQSSQDEPIALDKQQHSRDSTAITHSTYSLPASAYSQDPVYVNGGLNYSYRGYGSLSSNLQPSASLQTGNHSNGPTDLSMKGGASTPTPPTPTPSSNSTSRTMPTAQLSPTEISAVRQLIAGYRESAAFLLRSADELENLILQQN
- the Nol4l gene encoding nucleolar protein 4-like isoform X3 — translated: MQRLRIAETYAFLPREAVTRFLMSCTECQKRMHFNSSGPEPKENEPPSPLVSGIIDYNMPLTSTYLKQMKLRVMNSQEQDETSVSSEDFDMNDSTWMSADPHLASNLSPSQEERMRSPQNLHSQEDDDSSSESGSGNGSSTLNPSTSSSTQGDPAFPEMNGNGAAAPMDFTAAAEDQPINLCDKLPPGTALGTPSYPSDGCSTDGLRNRVKYGVKSTPESPPYSSGSYDSIKTEVSGCPEDLTVGRAPAADDDDDDHDDHEDNDKMNDSEGMDPERLKAFNMFVRLFVDENLDRMVPISKQPKEKIQAIIESCSRQFPEFQERARKRIRTYLKSCRRMKKNGMEMTRPTPPHLTSAMAENILAAACESETRKAAKRMRLEIYQSSQDEPIALDKQQHSRDSTAITHSTYSLPASAYSQDPVYVNGGLNYSYRGYGSLSSNLQPSASLQTGNHSNGPTDLSMKGGASTPTPPTPTPSSNSTSRTMPTAQLSPTEISAVRQLIAGYRESAAFLLRSADELENLILQQN
- the Nol4l gene encoding nucleolar protein 4-like isoform X5, with translation MNDSTWMSADPHLASNLSPSQEERMRSPQNLHSQEDDDSSSESGSGNGSSTLNPSTSSSTQGDPAFPEMNGNGAAAPMDFTAAAEDQPINLCDKLPPGTALGTPSYPSDGCSTDGLRNRVKYGVKSTPESPPYSSGSYDSIKTEVSGCPEDLTVGRAPAADDDDDDHDDHEDNDKMNDSEGMDPERLKAFNMFVRLFVDENLDRMVPISKQPKEKIQAIIESCSRQFPEFQERARKRIRTYLKSCRRMKKNGMEMTRPTPPHLTSAMAENILAAACESETRKAAKRMRLEIYQSSQDEPIALDKQQHSRDSTAITHSTYSLPASAYSQDPVYVNGGLNYSYRGYGSLSSNLQPSASLQTGNHSNGPTDLSMKGGASTPTPPTPTPSSNSTSRTMPTAQLSPTEISAVRQLIAGYRESAAFLLRSADELENLILQQN
- the Nol4l gene encoding nucleolar protein 4-like isoform X1, which gives rise to MPKPTLLLRGGWERERSPGDSELGRQFRDWCLRTYGDSAKTKTVTRSKYQRIAEVLQGGGGTGAGSGPAAGEKGKFQFWVRSKGFRLGSGREPKMGQVVYVPVKTGSGADGLSEPEGISLKRVAVVEDFFDIIYSMHVESSAEPGKAPKHAGQKKTYRAIAETYAFLPREAVTRFLMSCTECQKRMHFNSSGPEPKENEPPSPLVSGIIDYNMPLTSTYLKQMKLRVMNSQEQDETSVSSEDFDMNDSTWMSADPHLASNLSPSQEERMRSPQNLHSQEDDDSSSESGSGNGSSTLNPSTSSSTQGDPAFPEMNGNGAAAPMDFTAAAEDQPINLCDKLPPGTALGTPSYPSDGCSTDGLRNRVKYGVKSTPESPPYSSGSYDSIKTEVSGCPEDLTVGRAPAADDDDDDHDDHEDNDKMNDSEGMDPERLKAFNMFVRLFVDENLDRMVPISKQPKEKIQAIIESCSRQFPEFQERARKRIRTYLKSCRRMKKNGMEMTRPTPPHLTSAMAENILAAACESETRKAAKRMRLEIYQSSQDEPIALDKQQHSRDSTAITHSTYSLPASAYSQDPVYVNGGLNYSYRGYGSLSSNLQPSASLQTGNHSNGPTDLSMKGGASTPTPPTPTPSSNSTSRTMPTAQLSPTEISAVRQLIAGYRESAAFLLRSADELENLILQQN